One Chloroflexota bacterium genomic window, CCGGCGGAGGTGACGCTTCATCGGGAGTGCGGTCTGCATGCTGTCCGTCCTTCTTTCCTCAGTATAGCGCGCCATTGGGGGCCGCCGGCGGTCTGGTTCGCCCTACATCGCCTCCAGCAGCGCACCGGCAGCGGCGGCGAGGACCACCACGAGCCACGGGGGCGTCTTCCAGAAGGCCAGCAACACGAACGCGGCAGCCCCAAGCGCAAAGTCCTCGGGCGCATCAATGGCGCTGGTCCAGACGGGGTCGTACAGGGCCGCCAGGAGGATGCCCACAACTGCGGCGTTGACGCCCATAAGGCCTCGCCGCACCGGCGTGAAGCCGCGCAGCCGCTCCCAGAAGGGCAGCACACCCCAGACCAGCAGGAACGACGGCAGGAAGATGGCGGCCAATGCCAGCAACCCGCCCAGCCACCAGGGGTCGAGGACGCCCATGACCGTCCCCAAGTACGCAGAGAAGGTGAACAGCGGCCCCGGCACAGCCTGCGCGGCGCCATAGCCCGCGAGGAACTCATCCTTGGTGACCAAGCCGGAAGGGACAACCTCCGCCTCCAACAGCGGCAGCACCACATGCCCGCCGCCGAACACCAGCGAGCCCGAGCGGTAGAAGCTGTCGGCAACGGCAAGCGGCTGGTTGTCGACAGCCCGTGCGACGAAAGGAAGCGCCACGAGCGCGACGATGAACAACGCCAGCAACAGCGCCCCGATCCCGGCGCCGGTGCGCCGTCCTGCGTCGCCGGCAGACTGCAATTCGGCGGGCCGCAGCAGGATGAGGCCGAGCGCGGCTCCGCCCGCGATGACGAGCACCTGCACGGCAACGCCGCCGGTCAGCAGCAGCGCAGCCGCCGCAACCACGGCGATGGTG contains:
- the chrA gene encoding chromate efflux transporter gives rise to the protein MGISRLLEVLLVALRLGLTSFGGPVAHIGYFHDEYVERRKWLSEERFAELVALCQFLPGPASSQLGIAIGTGRAGYLGGFLAWLGFTLPSAAALAAFAYGVHEFGGDAGGWLDGLKIAAVAVVAFALWGMGRTLTPDRTRITIAVVAAAALLLTGGVAVQVLVIAGGAALGLILLRPAELQSAGDAGRRTGAGIGALLLALFIVALVALPFVARAVDNQPLAVADSFYRSGSLVFGGGHVVLPLLEAEVVPSGLVTKDEFLAGYGAAQAVPGPLFTFSAYLGTVMGVLDPWWLGGLLALAAIFLPSFLLVWGVLPFWERLRGFTPVRRGLMGVNAAVVGILLAALYDPVWTSAIDAPEDFALGAAAFVLLAFWKTPPWLVVVLAAAAGALLEAM